The Paracoccus fistulariae genome includes a window with the following:
- a CDS encoding PepSY domain-containing protein, with translation MRKFALIAMMAFATPALAEDVSMNSILGTTMEEVQASLTAMGYEVRKAEMEDGKIEVYFVRDGQMGEVYVNPQTGAVTKLELKG, from the coding sequence ATGCGTAAATTTGCACTGATCGCCATGATGGCGTTCGCTACCCCCGCTCTTGCAGAAGATGTCTCGATGAACAGCATCCTTGGCACAACGATGGAAGAGGTACAGGCCTCGTTGACCGCCATGGGCTATGAAGTCCGCAAGGCAGAAATGGAAGACGGCAAGATCGAGGTCTACTTCGTGCGCGACGGCCAGATGGGTGAAGTCTATGTGAACCCGCAGACCGGCGCTGTCACCAAGCTCGAACTCAAGGGCTGA
- a CDS encoding cytochrome b/b6 domain-containing protein: protein MAAVVQQTSGRASAREVAVWDPLVRLIHWSLALTILLNGTFIEEESKTHEWIGYVALGLVGLRLVWALIGPKHARFSAFPPSPARAIHHLRAMLSGDKTVHLSHNPLGALMVYNIWASVIAIGITGYMMTTITFFGVDWVEEAHEIVFNWLVFSVALHVAGVAFDTWRSGVNLVRAMINGRKTIPYGREVE from the coding sequence ATGGCCGCCGTCGTACAGCAAACCAGCGGGCGCGCAAGCGCCCGTGAGGTTGCCGTCTGGGACCCGCTCGTTCGGCTGATCCACTGGTCGCTCGCCCTGACGATCCTGCTCAACGGGACGTTTATCGAGGAGGAAAGCAAGACACACGAATGGATCGGATATGTCGCTCTGGGCCTGGTTGGCCTACGTCTTGTCTGGGCATTGATAGGACCAAAGCACGCCCGCTTCTCGGCCTTCCCGCCCAGCCCCGCGCGCGCCATTCATCACCTGCGCGCGATGCTTTCGGGCGACAAAACGGTTCATCTGTCACACAACCCGCTCGGGGCGCTGATGGTCTACAATATCTGGGCCAGCGTGATTGCCATCGGCATCACCGGCTACATGATGACGACGATCACGTTCTTTGGAGTCGATTGGGTCGAGGAAGCTCACGAGATCGTCTTCAACTGGCTGGTCTTTTCCGTTGCGCTGCACGTTGCCGGGGTGGCGTTCGATACCTGGCGATCTGGTGTCAATCTGGTCCGTGCCATGATAAACGGAAGAAAAACAATTCCCTACGGACGAGAGGTTGAATGA
- a CDS encoding helix-turn-helix transcriptional regulator, with product MKLRIWPAKTKERRATVLAGLILLQAMCALFFIGDVIEDFREDGHLDDPHLLLESVAAVALVAGVAFLMIELRGLLSRMSDMQTGLDIAQGHLADIIETFFNEWGLTNAERDVAIMILKGLDNDTIARVRKTAAGTVRAQATSIYAKSATDGRAQFISLLIEELLADNQHLGSAGAAPDAGATNAGTPGASGETT from the coding sequence ATGAAGCTCCGGATTTGGCCTGCCAAGACAAAGGAAAGGCGCGCAACGGTTCTTGCGGGCCTTATCCTTTTGCAGGCCATGTGCGCGCTGTTCTTCATCGGAGACGTGATCGAAGATTTTCGCGAGGACGGGCATCTCGACGATCCCCATTTGCTTCTGGAGTCCGTTGCAGCCGTCGCACTTGTCGCCGGTGTTGCTTTTCTGATGATCGAGTTGCGCGGATTGCTGTCACGCATGTCCGACATGCAGACCGGTCTCGACATTGCTCAAGGCCATCTGGCGGACATCATCGAAACGTTCTTTAACGAGTGGGGGCTAACCAATGCGGAACGCGATGTGGCCATCATGATCCTGAAGGGTTTGGACAATGACACCATCGCTCGGGTGCGCAAGACCGCAGCGGGCACGGTCAGGGCGCAGGCAACAAGCATCTATGCAAAGTCCGCGACTGACGGACGCGCGCAGTTCATCAGCTTGCTCATCGAAGAGTTGCTGGCTGACAACCAACACCTGGGCTCGGCGGGGGCAGCGCCCGATGCCGGAGCGACAAATGCCGGGACACCAGGCGCATCTGGAGAAACAACATGA
- a CDS encoding VIT1/CCC1 transporter family protein: MTDISAHSDDPHYITRSNWLRAAVLGANDGIVSVSSLVVGVAAADPSPRAVLIAGVAGLAAGAMSMAAGEYVSVSSQSDTERADIEREREALRETPEAEFEELKAIYVERGLSEPTAEAVARELTEKDALAAHVRDELGLSDIHAANPFQAALASGLTFSVAAAVPVVAAWLTPASAIIPTVLVVTVFALAILGALGAKAGAAPVLPAVMRVVGWGVFAMAVTAGVGWLFGVSV; the protein is encoded by the coding sequence ATGACAGACATCAGCGCACATTCGGACGACCCCCACTACATCACGCGAAGCAACTGGCTACGCGCGGCTGTTCTGGGGGCGAATGACGGGATTGTGTCCGTGTCTTCCCTTGTCGTCGGTGTTGCTGCGGCTGATCCAAGCCCTCGCGCTGTTCTGATCGCCGGTGTGGCCGGACTGGCTGCGGGCGCGATGTCGATGGCCGCCGGGGAATATGTCTCTGTCTCATCTCAATCCGATACCGAGCGGGCTGATATCGAACGCGAAAGGGAGGCGCTGCGGGAGACGCCAGAGGCCGAATTCGAGGAACTCAAGGCGATTTATGTGGAACGCGGGTTGAGCGAGCCGACCGCCGAGGCCGTCGCGAGAGAACTGACTGAGAAAGACGCGCTGGCCGCCCATGTCCGGGATGAGCTTGGGCTCTCGGACATACATGCTGCAAATCCATTTCAGGCGGCCTTGGCCTCTGGTCTAACGTTCTCGGTGGCCGCCGCTGTCCCCGTTGTCGCCGCCTGGCTAACCCCGGCCTCAGCGATCATACCGACAGTCCTGGTTGTTACCGTCTTCGCCCTTGCCATCCTCGGTGCACTCGGAGCCAAGGCGGGAGCAGCACCTGTTCTGCCTGCTGTCATGCGTGTGGTCGGTTGGGGCGTGTTCGCAATGGCCGTGACGGCCGGTGTGGGGTGGCTATTCGGAGTGAGTGTCTGA
- the mobQ gene encoding MobQ family relaxase, producing MAIYHLRASMISRSQGRSATAASAYRVAERIEDRRTGLTFDYAARGGVDHTEILAPDHAPDWVRDRSELWNRVEESETRKNSQVAREVRVALPDELTHAQRVALVRDYAQAQFVDRGMVADIALHAPGREGDERNHHAHILLTTREVDADGFTTKNRDWNKVEVLEGWREAWARDSNAALERAGIEDRVDHRTLVAQRDEALELASAARERGDEGAELHETVRAMSLDRPPLPQLSLGAWQLKERGIEVAAVRVWHEVKDRAAEVRQVVQELTGQVRDWLDRAAEHVMDRLGSGQSELALAGGRDGRDQEPDFAARLKASWEAYQGREKVQEAATSEQEREAPQDFAARLREAAEGVDRDALADRAAALREGREAEERHTAQEAAREQERVKELERQQEIEREAHRDRGHGIDR from the coding sequence ATGGCAATCTACCATCTTCGAGCTTCGATGATTTCCCGCAGTCAGGGCCGCAGCGCCACGGCGGCTTCCGCCTACCGCGTGGCAGAGCGCATCGAAGACCGCCGCACCGGGCTGACCTTCGATTATGCGGCGCGGGGCGGTGTCGATCACACCGAGATCCTCGCCCCGGACCATGCGCCGGATTGGGTCCGTGACCGATCCGAGCTGTGGAACCGTGTCGAGGAATCCGAGACCCGCAAGAACAGCCAGGTCGCCCGCGAGGTCCGCGTGGCCCTGCCCGACGAGCTGACCCATGCGCAGCGTGTCGCCCTGGTCCGCGACTACGCACAGGCGCAGTTCGTGGACCGTGGCATGGTGGCCGACATCGCCCTGCACGCACCGGGGCGCGAGGGCGACGAGCGCAACCACCACGCCCACATTCTGCTGACCACCCGTGAGGTGGATGCAGACGGCTTCACCACCAAGAACCGCGACTGGAACAAAGTCGAGGTTCTGGAGGGCTGGCGCGAGGCGTGGGCTCGGGACAGCAACGCGGCCCTTGAACGCGCCGGCATCGAGGACCGCGTGGATCACCGGACGCTGGTGGCGCAGCGCGACGAGGCGCTTGAGCTGGCGAGCGCGGCGCGGGAGCGCGGCGACGAGGGCGCGGAGCTGCACGAGACCGTGCGGGCCATGTCACTGGACCGCCCGCCCCTGCCCCAGCTTTCCCTTGGTGCTTGGCAGCTCAAGGAGCGCGGCATCGAGGTTGCCGCCGTCCGTGTCTGGCACGAGGTCAAGGACCGTGCCGCCGAGGTCAGGCAGGTGGTGCAGGAGCTGACCGGACAGGTCCGCGATTGGCTGGACCGTGCGGCAGAGCACGTCATGGATCGTCTGGGATCAGGGCAGTCCGAGCTGGCGCTTGCCGGGGGGCGTGACGGCCGGGACCAAGAACCTGACTTTGCCGCACGGTTGAAGGCATCATGGGAAGCCTATCAGGGCCGAGAGAAGGTTCAGGAAGCCGCCACGTCGGAGCAAGAACGGGAAGCCCCGCAGGATTTTGCAGCACGTCTGCGCGAAGCAGCGGAGGGCGTTGATCGTGATGCTCTAGCGGATCGCGCCGCCGCGTTGCGCGAGGGCCGTGAGGCCGAGGAACGGCACACCGCACAGGAGGCGGCGCGAGAACAGGAACGGGTGAAAGAGCTAGAGCGCCAGCAAGAGATTGAGCGGGAAGCGCATCGCGACCGAGGGCATGGGATCGACCGATAA
- a CDS encoding type II toxin-antitoxin system RelE/ParE family toxin, which produces MSRPVRWSTDALADLADQIAYIAADNPAAARRVADAIDRAALALGDMPTGRPGRVTGTYEKSVTGLSYILAYAITQTGGAEEIAIVRVIHTSRDWSAETWPD; this is translated from the coding sequence GTGAGCCGACCGGTTCGCTGGTCCACCGACGCGCTGGCCGACCTTGCCGATCAGATCGCCTACATCGCCGCCGATAACCCTGCAGCGGCCCGTCGCGTGGCCGATGCCATCGATAGAGCCGCCTTGGCTCTTGGCGACATGCCGACAGGACGCCCCGGACGGGTGACAGGCACCTACGAGAAATCGGTGACGGGCCTGTCCTACATCCTCGCCTACGCGATCACGCAGACAGGCGGCGCGGAAGAAATCGCGATTGTCCGGGTGATCCATACGTCGCGGGACTGGTCCGCCGAGACATGGCCGGACTGA
- a CDS encoding CopG family ribbon-helix-helix protein, with product MTPSTTMTIRLDPQLKAKLGRLADGTRRSRSFLAAEAVETYVDRELAIIEGIERGLADVEAGRTVSHEDAMASVRQAIDAAAGSTT from the coding sequence ATGACCCCCAGCACCACGATGACGATCCGGCTCGATCCGCAGCTCAAGGCAAAGCTGGGGAGATTGGCGGACGGAACACGGCGCAGCCGATCTTTCTTGGCGGCAGAGGCGGTGGAAACCTACGTGGACCGCGAGCTGGCGATCATTGAAGGAATCGAACGCGGGCTTGCGGACGTGGAAGCCGGTCGGACGGTCAGCCATGAGGACGCAATGGCATCCGTGCGCCAGGCTATCGACGCGGCGGCGGGCAGCACCACGTGA